The Bosea beijingensis genome contains the following window.
GCTGAGCCAGGTCGTGTTCGAAGGGCTCTATGCTCCCTCGAACCAGCCGTTCAACCCCGGCAACTACTATGTCAGCGCCGACCTGCCGGTACCGGCCCGCGACCTCGCCAAGGCCAAAGCCCTGCTCAAGGAAGCCGGGCAGTCCAAGGTCACGGTCGAGCTCTTCGTCACCAACAACCCGGTCGACGCCCAGCTCGGGCAGGTGATCCAGGCGATGGCACAGGAAGCCGGCATCGACATCCAGATCCGCTCGACCGAATTCGCCAGCCAGTTGCGCGACCAGCAGCAGGGCAAGTTCCAGATGAGCCGCGTCGGCTGGTCCGGCCGCATCGACCCGGATGGCAACATTCACCCCTTCGCTCATTCGAAGGGCAACCAGAACGACGGCAAATACGCCAATGCCGAGGTCGACAAGCTGCTCGACGAGGCCCGCACGATCTACGAGCCGGCCGAGCGCAAGAAGCGCTACGACGCCGCGCAGAAGATCCTGCAGGACGAGTTGCCGATCGTCTATCTCTATAACCAGACGGTGTTCTTCGCGATGCGCTCCAACCTGCAGGGCTTCGCAATCAACCCCGACGGGATCATCCGGCTGGCGGGAATGAAGCGCTCGTGACGCTGCTCATGATCTGAGGGCTGGCCCATGGCCACGCTCATCCTCCGCCGTTTCCTGATCGCGATACCGACGCTCTTTCTGGTGTCGCTCTTCGTCTTCGCCCTGCAGCGCGCGCTGCCGGGCGACCCCTTCCTCGTGATCGCCGGCGAGGAACGCGACCCCGAGGTGATCGCGCGCTTGCGCGAGATCTACCGGCTGGACGATCCGATCTTCGTCCAGTTCTTCGCCTGGCTCGGGCAGGTCGTGCAGGGTGATTTCGGCCGCTCGCTGCGCACCGGCGAGCCGGTCCTCGGGCTGATCCTGCAGAAGCTGCCGGTGACGATCCAGCTCGCCACCGCCTCGATCCTGGTCGCGATCGTCATAGGCATTCCGATCGGCATCCTGGCCGCGCGGCGCAAGGGCACGGTGGTCGACTATTCCGCCAGCGCGGTCGCGCTCTCCGGCCTGTCGATCCCGAATTTCTGGTTCGGGATCATGCTGATCCTGCTGGTCTCGGTATACCTGAAATGGCTGCCGGCCTCGGGCTATGAATCGATCTTCGAGAACCCCTGGGAGGCGATCAAACGCCTGATCATGCCGGCCTTCGTGCTTGGCAACGGGCTCGCCGCCTTCCTGATGCGCCATACCCGCTCGGCAATGCTGGAGGTGCTGCGCTCGGACTATGTCCGCACCGCCCGCGCCAAGGGGCTCGACGAGGACACGGTCGTGCATCGCCATGCGCTGCGCAACGCGCTGGTGCCGATCATCACGCTGACCACCCTGCTCTTCGGCGAATTGCTGGCCGGCGCGGTGCTGACCGAGCAGGTCTTCACCATCCCCGGTTTCGGCAAGCTGATCGTCGATGCCGTGTTCAACCGCGACTATGGCGTGGTGCAGGGCGTCGTGCTGTGCACGGCCATCGGCTTCATCCTGATGAACCTGATCGCCGACATCCTCTACATCCTCGTCAATCCGCGCCTGAGGACCGGCTGATGGCTTCGCTCGATTCCATCGCCTCGGCAGGCGGATCGGCCGGTGTCAGCGGTCGCCCCGGCGTTCTGGCGCGCCTCATCCGCAACAAGTCCGCGCTGCTCGGCGGCGGGCTCGTCCTGATCTTCGTCCTGATGGCGGTTCTGGCGCCGGTGCTGCCTTTGGCCGATCCGTTCAAGTCGAACTTCCTCGCCATCCGCAAGCCGCCCTCCGAACTCTACTGGTTCGGCACGGACGAGCTCGGCCGCGATCAGGTCTCGCGATTGTTCTACGGGGCGCAGGCTTCGCTGCTCGCGGGCATCGTATCGGTGCTGATCGCGGTGGCGATCGGCCTGCCCTTCGGCCTGCTCGCCGGCTGGTATGGCGGCTGGATCGATATCGTGATCTCGCGCGTCACCGAGGCCCTGCTCGCCTGCCCGTTCCTGATCCTCGCCATCGCCTTCGCCGCCGTGCTCGGGCCATCGCTGACCAATGCGATGATCGCGATCGGCCTGTCCGCCGTGCCGATCTTCATCCGGCTGATCCGCGGGCAGGTGATGAATGTGAAAGCGGAGGATTTCGTCGAGGGCGCGCGGGCGGTCGGGGCACGGGACCTCCGGTTGATGTTCCGCCATGTCCTGCCCAACACCCTGTCCCCCATCGTGGTGCAGTCGACTTTGTTCATGGCGCAGGCGATCATTCTGGAAGCCGCCCTCTCCTTCCTCGGCCTCGGCCAGCAGCCGCCGTCGCCGTCCTGGGGACAGATGCTCAACGTCGCCAAGAACTTCATGGAGCAGGCGCCGTGGATGTCGGTGGCGCCGGGCGTCTGCATCTTCCTCGCCGTGCTCGGCTTCAACCTGCTCGGCGACGGCCTGCGCGACGCGCTCGATCCGAAAGAAAACTAAGCTTCAGGGATACGCCCATGTTCACCACCCGCCCCGAAATCCTCGGCACCTTCGGTGTCGTGACCTCGACGCACTGGCTCGCCACCGCGTCCGGCATGGCGATGCTGGAAAAGGGCGGCAACGCCTTCGATGCCTGCGCCGCCGCTGCCTTCGTCCTGCAGGTGGTGGAGCCGCATCTCGTCGGCCCGGCCGGGGACATGCCGGCCGTGTTCTATTCGGCCGAGACCGGTAAGGTGGAGACGCTCTGCGCGCAGGGGCCGGCCCCACAGGCGGCGACCATCGCGGCCTACAAGGCGCTCGGCCTCGACCTGATCCCAGGCTCCGGCCTGCTCGCCACCGTTATCCCCGGCGCCTTCGGCGGCTGGATGACTCTGCTGCGCGACCACGGGCGGCTGAAGCTGCGCGACGTGCTGGAGCCGGCGATCGGCTATTTCGAGAACGGCCACCCGATGCTGCCGCGCGTCTCGGATTCGATCCGGGAGCTGAGCGACCTCTTCAGCAACGAGTGGTCGACATCGGGCGACGTCTATCTGCCCGGCGGCAACGTGCCGGAAGCGCGCAAGCTCTTCGCCAACAAGGCCGCGGCCGAG
Protein-coding sequences here:
- a CDS encoding ABC transporter permease → MASLDSIASAGGSAGVSGRPGVLARLIRNKSALLGGGLVLIFVLMAVLAPVLPLADPFKSNFLAIRKPPSELYWFGTDELGRDQVSRLFYGAQASLLAGIVSVLIAVAIGLPFGLLAGWYGGWIDIVISRVTEALLACPFLILAIAFAAVLGPSLTNAMIAIGLSAVPIFIRLIRGQVMNVKAEDFVEGARAVGARDLRLMFRHVLPNTLSPIVVQSTLFMAQAIILEAALSFLGLGQQPPSPSWGQMLNVAKNFMEQAPWMSVAPGVCIFLAVLGFNLLGDGLRDALDPKEN
- a CDS encoding ABC transporter permease; protein product: MATLILRRFLIAIPTLFLVSLFVFALQRALPGDPFLVIAGEERDPEVIARLREIYRLDDPIFVQFFAWLGQVVQGDFGRSLRTGEPVLGLILQKLPVTIQLATASILVAIVIGIPIGILAARRKGTVVDYSASAVALSGLSIPNFWFGIMLILLVSVYLKWLPASGYESIFENPWEAIKRLIMPAFVLGNGLAAFLMRHTRSAMLEVLRSDYVRTARAKGLDEDTVVHRHALRNALVPIITLTTLLFGELLAGAVLTEQVFTIPGFGKLIVDAVFNRDYGVVQGVVLCTAIGFILMNLIADILYILVNPRLRTG